The sequence AACTATACAACGCGCTcgcgaaatacttcttgtttcgacggcattttgagcaaaactgagcaagcataaacaaaacagaaaatactagcagaaagaggagagaGAGCGAGCTAATACATACGCACTCTTATTTTTCTCTGAGCTCATATGTTGCtaagcatacaggcctcgaaaaaattcttaaattctgtataaaatgttcattacgacctaagtaacaaatgtaaacaaaccgagttttttattgcattttgttaAGTTTGTTTTCATCTATGCACTACCCGAATGCCATTGTTCTACATATTATGGATTCGCTATAAAACCTGACAACACATATGACGTATGTCAAAGGCAAGTTAAATTACCGTCAAAGCTTTATACGTCAATTGGCAATGTTTTGTCCAATGTTAAAAAACATACACAAATCAAAATATTGGCACTTACGACAAAATATTTCTCTgagttttttctttttaaaaagtGAATTAAGTGAGACTGGCGGTAGAAATGGATGCATTAAATGGGTTTGAACTGCTATTAGGTATGTAAAAAACACAGAATGTTGTGTAAAAGAAATTAatgtatttttttcgaaattagaTGCCGCTATGTATTCTTCGTCAACCCAAAGCGGAAGGTCTCTGAACAAATCGGAAAAGGATCTAGTGCCAAGTGTTGTAGCTTTCTTCGAAGAAGTAGCTACCACTAATGTTTCTGGACAAAACTGGCTTTCTGGAACACAAACGGCCTATCCGATGCGTGATGTCTCCAACTTCTGTGGTAGACATGAAGATTCTTATTGGAGTAATAATATCACCATTAGCAATGTTATTGCCTCGACTCCAATCGGCAATCGAAACGAACGAACGAAATTAAATGTTTCCCTTGGCTTGTCATCGTCAGCTACGATATCTTGTGCTCCTTCCTTTAATGGAATCGAAAATATGTTCAACGAGCCACTGGATTTACGGACCGAACGAAAGATCGAACAAAAAAGAACTAATCCCACGTTCTTTGAGGCCTTAGATGTACGAGCCGAATGTAAATTATCCCAGTCGAAAAGCACTGTTGATTGTAGTGCAGAAGAAACTGGAAATTGTTCCGAAGATTCAGACTGGATTCCAGAAGGAGATGTTACATTGTTGAACGATTTTACTATTAACGAATGTTTCGAGAAATATCGTTACAATTTATCGGACGCCGATGAAAGTGAATATGACATTGACGAAAATATACCTACAACAGCTGTgcgacattaacattaacattcaataaattattatttctAAAATTGTTTACTTTTCTTGCTGCTTAGGTAATAAATTCACGCAGGCAGTATTCACGAGTTTATTCACTACCCGACATATGGAAGTCGATAGTGTGCATGCAGCTATTGAACGAGCACCATTATAAATATCGAAACCCCCCGAGAATGGGAGCTGCTCATATCAGGTATCCGAAGAACAAAACCAATCCAAGTGATACCAAtgaatttgaatgattttttggatataaaaaatttagaagaacGATATACTATTCCAAAAACTACAATGTATggagtaaattttaaattcaaaagtgCAATGGTATTTGCATATAACTCCAAACTCCTGCGGTTCAAATACGTTAtcagttattcaaatttttcatacaTCTAAATTAAAACCGAAAGGGAAATTGATGAGGCCTATCGAGACCAGTTTGATTCCACTATCTACAGCGAAGTtgaacgatttaaaaaaaactattacatTATTACATTTCTTCGATGTTTGACTCCTGCAAAGAAATGACGAAACCCGAATAGAAATATACCGGACGATTATGAGGCTGACATATACGATTGTGTCATTGATGACTaagaaaagaaattaaaattattaataaaatgacACTGCGTTTTGCTTTattaattaatttcaattatCATCTAAAACTCGATTACATCCTTTGGTGCTAATTCTATGCAAAACACAATAACGAACTGTATACTTGGTATGTAACATACTTTTCGATTAAAAATGTTATAAGAGTTTCATTTGATGTTCCTGAAGCATATGAAAACGACAAAAGaacattgaaatttttccaAAACGACATAACAAACAGAAGCAAAACGACCTATGTACCCAATCAAACATAAATAACGACGTATCACACTGTCCAATGTACACGATCCAATTTCAAAACGACTTAAGTGTCTTTTTCGCTCAAAAGTCCTTTTTGTGGCTAAAAGTTGCTAGTGTGTCCTTATGATATGATGCGTGctcacaaattgaaaaatttagtgAAGAGAACAGAATAATTtacttttgtatttttgaatacgatttaaaattcaactaccatttttcaacatcgcttTTCTCGGTTCAGCTGAAAAgtcacatacgtcgttttgaacattttatgtagaattttagtttttgtttggtttttctcgtcataaatattgaatattgagCTCGCATAGGAGCATTTCTAGTACGCAGCAGACATGCCAAAAAAACGGATCCGTTCTGAACGGTACTCACCTTCACTCATGAGCACATCACCAggagcagagcttaaaattgtcacccaTTCTCAAtggaagaaaccattccaacaaccttactttgcatttccataaactactactcTTTTGTTTAactaaccaatcttccaacagattgattgagtccttcaccgggacacttgggaataaggagGCTATATCGGAAGATACCAttatttcgtcatcttcgatttcaccTGAGTTCAGAAGTTGAGTAGCGAATTCTTGTGTACTGGGAATGGATCTactaaaaaactttttcggcatatttttgaattcttccactagccatttggagattttttgggtaggggctcctactgaagagatgatttcccttatttcattcccaggtttatggactttaggtaatcctttgatttttggtaatgaagggttaggaactttgaggcggctgagattgatatcgaagttagGGTTACATTCTATGAgagttttatctatttttttgataatttctggaagggggtcggatctttgtttcctatatggtccgtcattaattttttggATGATTATATTGTCATAATCATCCTTATCTATAATAACAACTTTGTTTCCTTTGTCAGCTTTAACATAAAAAACTggcttttcccgcaattgtttaactagctctttttcatttttagtttgttcatttctcaatggagtatttttaatgacttc comes from Malaya genurostris strain Urasoe2022 chromosome 3, Malgen_1.1, whole genome shotgun sequence and encodes:
- the LOC131438903 gene encoding uncharacterized protein LOC131438903 isoform X1 produces the protein MDALNGFELLLDAAMYSSSTQSGRSLNKSEKDLVPSVVAFFEEVATTNVSGQNWLSGTQTAYPMRDVSNFCGRHEDSYWSNNITISNVIASTPIGNRNERTKLNVSLGLSSSATISCAPSFNGIENMFNEPLDLRTERKIEQKRTNPTFFEALDVRAECKLSQSKSTVDCSAEETGNCSEDSDWIPEGDVTLLNDFTINECFEKYRYNLSDADESEYDIDENIPTTAVINSRRQYSRVYSLPDIWKSIVCMQLLNEHHYKYRNPPRMGAAHIRYPKNKTNPSDTNEFE
- the LOC131438903 gene encoding uncharacterized protein LOC131438903 isoform X2, whose amino-acid sequence is MDALNGFELLLDAAMYSSSTQSGRSLNKSEKDLVPSVVAFFEEVATTNVSGQNWLSGTQTAYPMRDVSNFCGRHEDSYWSNNITISNVIASTPIGNRNERTKLNVSLGLSSSATISCAPSFNGIENMFNEPLDLRTERKIEQKRTNPTFFEALDVRAECKLSQSKSTVDCSAEETGNCSEDSDWIPEGDVTLLNDFTINECFEKYRYNLSDADESEYDIDENIPTTAVRH